Genomic window (Gasterosteus aculeatus chromosome 13, fGasAcu3.hap1.1, whole genome shotgun sequence):
TTAGTTTAATTGATGAATTAACATGTCTGTGTCCATGTTTAACACTGAAAAATAtccatatgtgtatatatacagtctACTGTAGCCTTTCATTCTTGCCTGTGGGAATATGACACTATGGACTTCATAACTTATTTGCTTGATGGAAGGTGGggttgaaaaaatatttaattgaagGCGAGCTACATCCGTGATAAATGGGATGCCAAAGTATCTATAGGACCGGAAAGGGTTCTTTTATACAGACTTTATATCCACGGTACTTTTGGACCAAAGTGGCAATGTATCTTGTCATGTTTCATGGAAGCCAATGTGTATCAAGACATTAAAAAACGATTCTTAATCAATGTTGGTTTCAACCGTTCTTATTGTGACACTCTAGACCCCAATCATGCAAATGATAAAAGATCAAGGTTTGGGATTATATGTCGCCTCCAAAATGTTAAAGCTGTGTTCACGATGTGAAGAAGACCAAGCACAAATGTATCAGCTGTGTTCATGCTCGGTTTTACGAGCTGCTTATCCGTTGGTGTGAGGTGTGATTATCTTGAAGTggaatgtaaatgtgtgataGGTTTTAAACAAAGTTCcattgtgtttgaatgtgttgcaaaattacatttcaatttGACGGCAGCCTTATTACATGTTATCTACTAAAGGAATGCACAACAGTAACTCCTTTGGCTACACGCGTGTTCCTCTGTGGTATATATGTGCGcgtgtatatattgtatatatattttgcaaaaatgtagaaaatgCTTTTGTCCGGCCTTTACTGTACGTGGTTTGCTTAAACCGACTACATGTCCATTACATGTAAAACAGGCCGATGGCAAAAGATCGATTTGAATACAACCATTTGAATAAGCCGTGTCCGCTCATCGTTGTCGCCCAGTAGTCCATCAGTGGCACGCGGTGCAGCCACGATGGGCAAGAATGCAGGCTGCTTCCAGGGCTGTCTGCACTACATGTTTGATTATGAAACCTCCAAAACGCTGGTTATTCCAAATCTAGGGGTAGGATGCTTTTTCAGGTTTTCCCAGCTTCTGATAGTCCTGTACGTTGTGGGGTAAGTAACACGCGataggagggggggcgggtggaAGGGATGTTGACTAAAAGCCGATGCAGTGGTGAAATACTGTTGTTAACGAGCAGCTGGGTGTTGCTCCACGTCGCAGGTACGTGTGCATGGTGCAGAAGGCCTACCAGGAGACGGACTCGGCCATCAGCAGCGTCACCACCAAGGTCAAAGGCTTCGCCTTCACCAACACGTCTGACACGGACCCCCGGTTTTGGGATGTGGCCGATTATGTCATCCCGTCTCAGGTATTCAAGCCGACGCTTCATCTGCACTAAACTGACCTACGCAGGTGGACTGTGAGTCAAAACTGTTTATTTCCCATGTGATGTTTGTGCTTCTCTTCTGTCTCACAGGGTGATaattcattctttgttttaaccaATATGGTTATTACCCCCCTTCAAACTCAGTCACGCTGTCCAGAGGTGAGTCACCAACACATTATTAATGAATACGTCAAACTAATTGATTTAGCCTAATCTGCTAAATAATTGGATGGGGAAAATAAAACTATCGGCAATGGTAAAGCATTCATTATGGTATGTTATATGAAAGCCAGGAGTAATTTACATGCACTGTCGTTCTTCAAATCACATAAACCACGACCTGTCTAATAACTTCATGTTCATCTTGCCTCAAACTAGCAGGGTCCAAAAATCTataaaaatagataaaaaaTCTACTCCAATATGCACAATGCAATAACAAGTATATGGTGTGAAGAAATAATGCTGACTCCATTGCAAAATAGAACACAAGAGGAATAAGTTATATTAATTATTctacataaaaatatataaattgaACTTAGATACTAACggccaaatgaaaacaaaaatggaaaaatagtaTTGAGCATCATTGAGAGAGAAATTGtccattattttgaaaaaacgaTACCTAACATAGATTAATGAACTTAATTAAGATTAATTGCACATGATGTGGTTATTATCATTGAAAGTGTCCTCCCTGcagggggggtggcggggggggctATAAAAGGCTCCCTGTGGCGTTTTGTGGTGCACCATCAGCAGACAGGTTAACCGTGGTGATTACTCCTCCAGATCCCCAACCCATCCACCACTTGTGTGGATGACTGTGACTGTATCGAGGGATACAACGACCCCCGAGGCAATGGTACGCCCGTCCTCTCTGGACATCAAATTGATATCTCTGTTAATACATCAGCTATTAATAATGTGATCCCGCAAACATCTCCTGACATTGATTTTCCCCTCAGGCATACGGACAGGACTGTGTGAGAACTATTCCACCACGGCACAGACCTGTCAAGTGCACTCGTGGTGCCCTCTTGAGATAGACACGAAGCTTCCAGAGTAAGAAAACATGCAATGATGtatttagtagtagtagtagtatttatAAGTCATGAGTGTAATGCAGATATGAGGTGACACGTTGTGTCCCGCAGACACGCACTGCTGGCTGCAGCGGAGAACTTCACTGTGTTGATCAAAAACACCATAACTTACCCAAAGTTCAACTTCCACCGGTCAGTGTTTCTGAGTGTGAGGCTCTCATCAGCGTAGTACATGCAAACACGCAGTCATACCAGATGTATACGTATTCCTTCCTCCCTCAGAAGAAACATACGGCCACATATTAACTCCTCATACCTGAGGGCGTGTGAATACAATCGTGCAACAGACCCCGACTGCCCCATATTCCGCCTCAAACACGTCGTTTCAGAGGCCGGAGAGGATTTTCAAGACATGGCTGTGAAGGTGAGTTCTAAAGCGGATTAAAGTTTTGCATTTGTCTACAGTTAAACTGAATGAATGAGTTTTATTTTGCGTTCATAAAGGGCGGGATCCTCGGTATCATGATTGACTGGAGCTGTGACCTGGACTGGTGGGCAGGGAAATGTTTGCCCAAGTACAGCTTCCGCAGGCTGGACAGCAAACATCCTGTTAACAATGTGGCACCTGGATACAACTTCAGgtgaaaaacgttttaaaacaaaagctcctggataaatgaaataaataataaaacactggTTTTAGGTTTGCAAAATACTACAAGAACCGAGATGGAAGGGAGACAAGAAGCTTGATCAAAGCATACGGGATCCGGTTCGACGTCATTGTCTTTGGAACTGTGAGGCCGGAATAAATCTTGTAATTTCCATGAcatcatgatgtgtgtgtgtgttctttttttctttagtaaCACCAGAGATGTTCTTTTATCGTTAATCTTGTAGGCAGGGAAATTTGGAATCGTACCAACCATAGTGAACATGGGTGCGGCATTGTCATTCCTCAGTTTGGTGAGTAGACACGTTTCAGTCCTGCACTTGATGTGACGCGTTACACTTATATGcacttttccatttaaaaaaaaaagcagcgatgCACATGATGATGTGAATGTTTTCCTGCAGCTTCCTATGGTTTCTGACTGGTTTATGTTGACattcatgaaaaaaagagatctTTACAGCAAATGGAAAGTCACATATCTAGACGAGGACGCCGTTACCGGACCTGTAAGTGACCGATACTTCATTCTGacatgttttatctttttagtGCCGGTTGTAATATCaaactttttattcatctttttaaaaCACAGGTGTCGATGGGAACGAGCTACGGAACCCAATAGCATGCTcacatttactttttattttggggggaaTTGTTCCTCTTCCAGTGTGATGGCCAGATGACAGGTGACGTCAGTGTAAAACCCTCTGCAGGCTTAATTGTAACTTGAAATTTACAGAGATTATTTCAACTCTTCAAATAAAACTGGTTAAATATCTAAATCGTAAGCGTGAGTATGTACGCGTTATGTTTTAAAGACGACTCCTCCGCACCGACAGGGGGCAGCATCACTTTAAACGATCGCTATCGAACACAAGCAGCTTCTCAGCATGTTAGCAAACAACAGACAAGTGAAGAAGAAGCGCCTTTTAGATAGCGGCACcgaacaaacaaatatatactTTCTCTTACTTGAACTTACGTATTCGTGCGTTTAATGACTACCTGTACGCGCCGCGGTGGCGTGACGATGAGCTAGTCTCGGTGTATAGATGCAGCGGACCGGCCGCCTGACCAGTTAGGATTGTTGGCCCGACAGCTAACTGTTAGCTTGGAAGCTAACGCTACAACCCGCAGCTGGTCgccgctagctagctagcatccATGAAGaaacccgaccccggataaaaTGTTGTGAACAGGACCGACCAGCCGGTCTCGGGTTAGCTAGTTGGCCGCTCGTCCTCGAGAGAACACCGCAGAATGACAGGTGAGTGACGCCGTCCTACATTTAACAACTTCACACGAACGCCCCGAGCTAGCATCACGTTGCGTTCCCTGTAGCAGCGTCAAAGTGTGCCGTTTTGTGAGTGTCGGAAGTTAATAACCACCGCGGGTTTCCTCAGAGGATGCCGTGCTGCTGGACGTGCCCGTCATTCGGCAGCTCTACCACTGGGACTGTGGGTTAGCCTGCTCCAGGATGGTCCTGAAGTAAGTTACtggctgtaatgtaatgttacggTTTTGACGACACGTGGCCTTCGCAGTCTCTCAACGGCCCGATCTTGCAGGTACCTCCATCCTGTCAGCGACGAGGAGTTCCAGAGAGCATGCTGGGAACTCAAGCTGACCGAGAGCGTGTGGACCATTGACCTGGCCTACCTCATGAGCCATCTAGGAATCAAACACTGCTTCAGCACGCAGACTCTGGGTGTCGATAAGGGCTTTAGGAATCAAGTACTTTGCTGCATCCAAGCTGTCGGTACCGTTTAAACCAGATCTGAAATTCTGTTTGTGTGACGGTGACCTTCTTGTCTTTTCAGTCCTTCTATAAGAAACACTTTGATACAGAGGAAGACCGAGTGAATGAGCTTTTCCTTAAAGCCGACAGCAACGGTGTGGTGGTAAATAAATGGTgggtttctctctttttccacaGAGTCGAGCCCCCAGCTTTTGCCTTAGACAAGGCCAACCTAACAGCCGCCATGCGTTTGTCTTCTCACAGCTCGGTGACGGTGCAGGAAATCCATTCCC
Coding sequences:
- the LOC120830358 gene encoding P2X purinoceptor 4a isoform X1, with protein sequence MGKNAGCFQGCLHYMFDYETSKTLVIPNLGVGCFFRFSQLLIVLYVVGYVCMVQKAYQETDSAISSVTTKVKGFAFTNTSDTDPRFWDVADYVIPSQGDNSFFVLTNMVITPLQTQSRCPEIPNPSTTCVDDCDCIEGYNDPRGNGIRTGLCENYSTTAQTCQVHSWCPLEIDTKLPEHALLAAAENFTVLIKNTITYPKFNFHRRNIRPHINSSYLRACEYNRATDPDCPIFRLKHVVSEAGEDFQDMAVKGGILGIMIDWSCDLDWWAGKCLPKYSFRRLDSKHPVNNVAPGYNFRFAKYYKNRDGRETRSLIKAYGIRFDVIVFGTAGKFGIVPTIVNMGAALSFLSLRSLQQMESHISRRGRRYRTCVDGNELRNPIACSHLLFILGGIVPLPV
- the LOC120830358 gene encoding P2X purinoceptor 4a isoform X2; the protein is MGKNAGCFQGCLHYMFDYETSKTLVIPNLGVGCFFRFSQLLIVLYVVGYVCMVQKAYQETDSAISSVTTKVKGFAFTNTSDTDPRFWDVADYVIPSQGDNSFFVLTNMVITPLQTQSRCPEIPNPSTTCVDDCDCIEGYNDPRGNGIRTGLCENYSTTAQTCQVHSWCPLEIDTKLPEHALLAAAENFTVLIKNTITYPKFNFHRRNIRPHINSSYLRACEYNRATDPDCPIFRLKHVVSEAGEDFQDMAVKGGILGIMIDWSCDLDWWAGKCLPKYSFRRLDSKHPVNNVAPGYNFRFAKYYKNRDGRETRSLIKAYGIRFDVIVFGTAGKFGIVPTIVNMGAALSFLSLLPMVSDWFMLTFMKKRDLYSKWKVTYLDEDAVTGPVSMGTSYGTQ
- the gucd1 gene encoding protein GUCD1 isoform X2: MTEDAVLLDVPVIRQLYHWDCGLACSRMVLKYLHPVSDEEFQRACWELKLTESVWTIDLAYLMSHLGIKHCFSTQTLGVDKGFRNQSFYKKHFDTEEDRVNELFLKADSNGVVVNKCSVTVQEIHSHLEQGHVAIVLVNAVVLTCELCSSPVKYCCFLPVGQKCFCRKPEYQGHFVVVCGFNRTTGCVFYNNPAYSDRVCCTSVGNFEEARRSYGTDEDILLIFKDS
- the gucd1 gene encoding protein GUCD1 isoform X1, yielding MTEDAVLLDVPVIRQLYHWDCGLACSRMVLKYLHPVSDEEFQRACWELKLTESVWTIDLAYLMSHLGIKHCFSTQTLGVDKGFRNQSFYKKHFDTEEDRVNELFLKADSNGVVVNKWWVSLFFHRVEPPAFALDKANLTAAMRLSSHSSVTVQEIHSHLEQGHVAIVLVNAVVLTCELCSSPVKYCCFLPVGQKCFCRKPEYQGHFVVVCGFNRTTGCVFYNNPAYSDRVCCTSVGNFEEARRSYGTDEDILLIFKDS